A single region of the Kwoniella botswanensis chromosome 1, complete sequence genome encodes:
- a CDS encoding succinate dehydrogenase [ubiquinone] iron-sulfur subunit, mitochondrial: protein MFKPSTASSALRAIPSSSRASVSIGARSFHASSRASLATPSETKPAQTKEFKIYRWNPDTPSEKPKLQSYKVDLSQCGPMMLDALIKIKNELDPTLTFRRSCREGICGSCAMNIDGVNTLACLCRIDKDVNKPSKVYPLPHMYIVKDLVPDLTLFYKQYKSIEPFLKNDNPPAQGEFLQTQEDRKKLDGMYECILCACCSTSCPSYWWNQDQYLGPAVLMQAYRWMADSRDSYGAERKEKMQNTMSLYRCHTIFNCSRTCPKGLNPALAIAKMKLEMATE, encoded by the exons ATGTTCAAACCATCCACCGCATCTTCTGCTCTTCGAGCTatcccctcatcatctaGGGCATCCGTATCGATCGGAGCTAGATCTTTCCATGCCAGTTCAAGAGCTTCTTTGGCCACTCCTTCTGAGACTAAACCTGCTCAGACTAAGGAATTCAAAATTTACCGATGG AACCCCGACACACCATCTGAGAAACCAAAATTACAATCTTACAAAGTCGATTTGTCACAATGTGGTCCAATGATGTTGGATGCTCTG atcaaaatcaagaacGAGCTCGACCCCACACTTACATTCAGACGATCATGCCGAGAAGGTATTTGTGGATCATGCGCTATGAACATCGATGGTGTAAACACATTAGCTTGTCTATGTAGGATCGACAAGGATGTTAACAAACCTTCGAAAGTTTACCCATTACCTCATA TGTATATCGTCAAAGATCTTGTTCCCGATCTTACACTCTTCTA CAAACAATACAAATCGATCGAGCCTTTCCTCAAGAACGACAACCCACCTGCTCAAGGTGAATTCTTACAAActcaagaagatcgaaagaaaCTTGATGGCATGTACGAATGTATTCTGTGTGCATGTTGTTCGACCTCTTGTCCATCT TACTGGTGGAACCAAGATCAATATTTGGGTCCGGCTGTTTTGATGCAAGCTTACCGATGGATGGCCGATTCCAGA GACTCATACGGTGctgagagaaaggaaaagatgCAAAACACCATGTCATTATACCGATGTCACACCATTTTCAAC TGTTCCCGAACATGTCCTAAGGGTCTTAACCCAGCTTTAGCCATTGCCAAAATGAAGCTCGAGATGGCTACTGAATAA
- a CDS encoding malate dehydrogenase, NAD-dependent produces MFSRQVARSSSALARGFASSARSNRKVAVLGAAGGIGQPMSLLLKTDPLVTGLSLYDIRGAPGVAADISHVNTHSEVKGYEKDDIKAALTGAEVVIIPAGVPRKPGMTRDDLFNTNASIVRDLAEACAEYCPKAYIGIISNPVNSTVPIFAEVYKKKGVFDPKRLFGVTTLDVVRSSRFLGEIKGADPKDIKVTVVGGHSGATIVPILSQTAQGKDVSGETYKNLVHRIQFGGDEVVKAKAGTGSATLSMGFAGARFTNSLIRALNGESGVVEPTFVKSPLYESEGVEYFASNVELGPEGVKKINPVGELTAEEQELLKACLPDLAKNIKKGVEFVNKA; encoded by the exons ATGTTCTCCCGACAAGTCgctcgatcttcttctgcccTCGCTAGAGGGTTCGCTTCTTCCGCCAGATCTAACAGGAAGGTAGCTGTTCTCGGTGCTGCTGGTGGTATTGGTCAACCCATGTCATTACTTCTCAAGACCGACCCTCTCGTTACCGGACTTTCGCTTTACGATATCAGAGGTGCTCCAGGTGTGGCTGCTGATATCTCTCATGTCAACACTCACTCCGAGGTTAAAGGTTACGAGAAGGATGA CATCAAAGCTGCCCTTACTGGTGCTGAGGTGGTTATCATCCCTGCTGGTGTACCCCGAAAACCCGGTATGAC CCGAGACGATCTTTTC AACACCAACGCTTCCATCGTCAGAGATCTCGCCGAAGCTTGTGCCGAATACTGCCCCAAGGCTTACATCGGTATCATCTCCAACCCTGTCAACTCTACTGTACCTATCTTCGCTGAGGTCtacaagaagaagggtgtcTTTGACCCTAAGAG ACTCTTCGGTGTCACCACCCTCGACGTCGTTCGATCCTCCCGATTCCTCGGTGAGATCAAAGGTGCCGACCCCAAGGACATCAAGGTCACCGTCGTAGGTGGTCACTCCGGTGCTACCATCGTTCCTATCCTCTCTCAAACCGCTCAAGGTAAAGATGTCTCTGGTGAGACTTACAAGAACTTGGTTCACCGAATCCAATtcggtggtgatg AGGTCGTAAAGGCTAAGGCTGGTACTGGATCCGCCACCCTTTCTATGGGTTTCG CCGGTGCTCGATTCACCAACTCCCTTATCCGAGCTCTTAACGGTGAATCCGGTGTTGTCGAACCCACTTTCGTCAAATCCCCATTGTACGAATCTGAAGGTGTCGAATACTTCGCTTCAAACGTCGAACTCGGTCCCGAAGGtgtcaagaagatcaaccctgttggtgaattgactgctgaagaacaagaattGCTCAAGGCTTGTCTCCctga CCTCGCCAAGAACATCAAGAAGGGTGTCGAGTTCGTTAACAAGGCTTAA